The genomic interval TGGGCAGCATCGGCGGTGACGCCATGTTCCACCATTTATATGAGTTCGGAACCACCTCTGTCTTCTGTGCCATCGGGCGGATTTATCTGAAGCCCTACCGCGATATCCGCACCGAGGAAGTCGTCTGGAAAAAAACCATTGACCTCAACATCACCCTGGATGAACGAATCTGCGACGGTTATTACTTCATTAAAAGCCTGGAACTCTTCGACTCGCTTCTTGACAACCCCGCCCTCCTTGAGATCACGCCGAATCAGGCCATCGCCGCGGCCGAGCAAGCAAGGCAGGAGCGTGAACAGCATGTCAAGGCCAAACAGGCGGGCAAGATCGAGGAATATTGGGAAGAGATGATGGAGCACCCCGACCGCGGCGAGGAATAGGCGTCAGGGCTGGAAAACCTGTGCCTGCTCCTCACCGCGCATGACGCGCAGGCCGCCCGCGGCCAACGCTCCCATCTCCAATTCCCCGGGATACACGTAAACAGGCGCAATAAAGCCGACACTTGCCTCGACCGCCTCCGTGATGAGTTTCGACCGGGCCATACCGCCTGTCAGGATAATGGCGCGGACCTGACCCTGAACAACCGTAGCCAGACCGCCGATGGCTTTGGCAGTCTGGTAGGCAATTCCCTCGTAGAGCAGGCGCGAATACTCATGGCCATCCAGGGCCCGGTCCTCAATGGCTACCGCGTCATTGGAACCTGTGTATGAGAGCAGGCCGCCCTTGCCGATCTCATAGCCATAGAGGGCGTCCACGCCTTCTTTCTTCACGATCCGGACCGATGTGAAAACAGAAAGACCTCCGGCACGCTCAGTCGAATAAGGGCCTTCGTCAGCTGAAACGATATCGATCAGGGCCCCTTTCGATTGCAGATTCAGCGAGATCCCTCCCCCCAGATGAGCCACGATGACATTGACCTCTTCCAGGTTAAATCCCTCCCGGGCCGCAATTTCACGCGCGACAGCCCGGGTATTGAGAACATGGCTGAAACTTCGCCTGTCATAGCCCTTGACACCGGACAGGCGGGCCAGGGGCGTCAACTCGTCCACCGAGACAGAATCGTAAATGAAAGCGGGAGTCTGATTCTCCCTGGCCAGCTGCCAGGCTATCCCCGCACCGAGGTTGGATGCGTGCTGTTCGGCCGGACAGTCCAGCAATGTCTTGACCATGGTTTCATCGATGATGTAGGCGCCGTGCCTTACCGGCGGAAGCATGCCCCCTCTTGCTACCATGACATCCAGCGAGCTGGGGGCCAGACCTTCTTCCTGGAGAAATTCCTGGACCCGGCTGACCCGCATGGGGAGCTGGTCCCGGATCGACCCGTACGCTGCCAGCTCCTTATCGGAGTGGTTGATTTTTTTCTCTTTGAGCAGTTCAAGATCTTCGAACAGGGCCACCTTGGTGGTTGTTGATCCGGGATTGATGACCAGAATCTTCATGAATTTTTTGACTCCTTCAGAAGGCCTCGTTGGATGCAGCCAGAGCTGAACAGGCAATGGAAAGAACCTTTTCCTCTGTCGATGACGACCGGGAGGTGAGAATAACAGGAGTACTGGCTCCCATCAGAAAACCAGCGGACCGGGCACCGCCTCCATAAATGAGCGATTTGGCCAGCAAATTTCCTGCCACGAAGTCGGGCACCAGCAGGATATCGGCATCGCCGGCAACCGGACTGCTGTAGCCTTTGATTCCAGCCGCCTCCTGATCAAAGGCCAGATCAAAGGAAATGGGCCCCTCGACCAGGCAGTCCTGGATCCGGCCCTCCTGATTCATTTTTTTCAAGGCGGCCGCCCTGACAGTTTCCGGCATGCGGTCGTGAACTTTTTCAACCGCGGCCAGGCAGGCCACCTTGGGCCTTGCAACGCCCAGACGGTGCATGACGCCGACCGCGTTTTCCAGGATGGCAACAAGCTGATCCAGATCGGGATACATGACCATGCCGCCATCAGTCACAAGCAGAAGTTTATGGTAACGGGGAACATCAAGCAGGGCGACGTGGGAAATCAGGCGGCCGGTGAGGAGCCCGTG from Fastidiosipila sp. carries:
- the buk gene encoding butyrate kinase encodes the protein MKILVINPGSTTTKVALFEDLELLKEKKINHSDKELAAYGSIRDQLPMRVSRVQEFLQEEGLAPSSLDVMVARGGMLPPVRHGAYIIDETMVKTLLDCPAEQHASNLGAGIAWQLARENQTPAFIYDSVSVDELTPLARLSGVKGYDRRSFSHVLNTRAVAREIAAREGFNLEEVNVIVAHLGGGISLNLQSKGALIDIVSADEGPYSTERAGGLSVFTSVRIVKKEGVDALYGYEIGKGGLLSYTGSNDAVAIEDRALDGHEYSRLLYEGIAYQTAKAIGGLATVVQGQVRAIILTGGMARSKLITEAVEASVGFIAPVYVYPGELEMGALAAGGLRVMRGEEQAQVFQP
- a CDS encoding phosphate butyryltransferase, with protein sequence MGNRFRPILDRVMSNPEKKRCAVVCADENTRQAVLQAEAMGLVEAFFYAAGDPAVRQARTLTRPTAREAALEAVSAVHAGGHDMILKGNIDTAVLLKEVVNKEHGLLTGRLISHVALLDVPRYHKLLLVTDGGMVMYPDLDQLVAILENAVGVMHRLGVARPKVACLAAVEKVHDRMPETVRAAALKKMNQEGRIQDCLVEGPISFDLAFDQEAAGIKGYSSPVAGDADILLVPDFVAGNLLAKSLIYGGGARSAGFLMGASTPVILTSRSSSTEEKVLSIACSALAASNEAF